TCCAGCCACTCCTCGTATGCGGCCCGGGCGAGGCCGATTCCCTCCTCGAGATCGCCCTCGACGTGCAGCTCGGCGAGGGCGAGCTCCAGCCGGCGGTGCTCGCGATCGACCGCCCAGCCCGAGCTGGCGTACCACGAAAGCAGGGCCGCCACCCCGCCTGACGGTGGGGCGTGGTCCTTTACGGCGGCTCGCAGCGCCGCGACGGACCGCACCACCCGCCAGCGGGGTCCCCACACCTCGCCGCCCACCGTCGGTGGGTCGAGCGGCGTCCGAGCCCACAGGCTGGTCTGCAGCCGCCGCTCCGCCAGCTCCCTGGCCTCCTCCAGCGCACCTGCCCTCAGCCGCCCGACGGCCTCTGCCAGGGCGGCGGACTCTACCGCCGGAACCGTGTCGATGGCGACCAATGCCTCGTCCCATGCCAGGATCCGGGTCAACCCGAGGTCCTCGTCGACCGCCGCGGCCAGCAGGGCGTAGACGGTGAGGCGGTGCCGATCGCGGCGCCAGGCGTCAAGCACCGCCAGCGCGCGACGCGACTGGTCGGCGGTCGGCCGCGACCAGGCGGCGTCGAGCGGGTCGGGGAGGCCGCCAAGCCGCTCGGCCAGCTCAGTGAGAACCAAATGCCGGACGGTGGCCTGGCGCAGCTCGTCACCGGCCCGCCCGGCGAGGCTACCGCCGACCATGCGGGCGAGAAACCCAGCGACCTCGTCCCATGCGCTGGCGGTGACGATGGCCTCGTCCTTCTCTCCGGCAAGTACCGCGACCAGCATCTGGGTGGTGTCGGCCGTCCCGAGCACGCTGATGAGCCGCACGTCGGCGCTGTCGCCGCCGGTCGCGGCGGCCTCCGCCTCCAGCAGGTTGCGGGCCCGCCGGCCGATGTCGGCCAGCCTGGCGTCGGTGAGCTGCCCGGCGAGGGCCTGGCGGACCAACGTGTCCAAGCGGAGCCTGAACGGCGCCGCGGCGGCTCGCACCTCAGCCAGTGGGTCACTGGTCGGCGGATCCGCTGGCGCATACACGATCAGCCTGGGCGGCCGCTCGCCGGCCAGGTCAGCCTCGAGCTGGCGGCGCAGCTCGTACCAGCTCCCGTCGAAGGCGACCAGCCGGGTCTCGGGAGGGCAGACCGCCTCGGCGACCTCACGGCCATACTGCTGGGCCGGGTCGTCCCATACCACCAAGCCGTGGGTGTCGACCTTCCTGGCCAGGGCCGCCTGGAGGTGGGCGCGCAGCGGCTGGGTCACAGCGATTCCCGCCAGCGGGCCACGGTCGCCCACGGGTAGGCGCCCTTGCGGAGCTTCGCCCGCTCCCCGGCAGCATCCGGCCAGGCCGGGAAGAGGCCGGCCAGCGGTGCGGCGCACAAGACGATGCCGTCGTCGAGGTCGGGCTCCCACCCCAGGCCGGCCACACGCTCGGCCTCCGCCTGGAACGCCTGCAGCGCTCTCACCAGGTCCTCCTCGGCCGCGAGCCGCCGCTCGACCTCCTGGAGGCTTCGGCCCCGCCCGCCGGCGTCCCGCTCGGCCCGCAGCGCCGCGACCAGCTCCGCCCCGGCGGCCTGCCGCCGCGCTGCGTGGCGGGCCACCGCATACAGGGTCTCGCGGGACAGCGCGGGCGCGTACACCCACACGCCCCACGCCCGCGAGGGGACCGAGAGCTGCCAGTAGATGGGCGCCTTGCGCCGGCTCTTGCTGTAGCGGCCGAGATGATCTTTGAAGAACCGCTTGTGCAAGTAATCTCGCAGCGACCGGTCTCCAAGGATCCCCTCCGCCTCGGCCAGGATCGCCTCGGGGTCGTCGAGCAGCACAGCTGCCGCCCGCCGCACCGCCGCCTCGATGTCCCACTCGTGCCCTGGTTCATCCACCAGCAGCCGGCCAGCAGGCAGGTCCAGCGGGTAGTCTGGCGGCGCCTTCAAGGCGGGAAGCCCGTCGTCGCCGACCAGCATCCCCGGCGGGCAGAGCGGCACCGGGGCGAAGAGGTCCGGTTGGGACGGCGCCAGGGACGGGTCGCGTCCGATCCGCACGTCCCAGCGCCCGAACGCGGCGCCGACGAGGTAGGAGACAAGGTCCTCGGCGGATCTCTCGGGTTCTTCGGGTGGAAGGACATGGCGCTCGGTGGCCAGCCTCGCCAAGACCTTGGGGGAGCGCTGGAGCGCCAACGCGGCGGTCTCGATCCGGCGATCGATGATCTGATGTTGTAGCCGGATATACCTCGCGATGCCGAGCGTTCGGGTGGCCGCTTCGATCACTTCGCTGGTGGCGGAGGTCAGGAGCGACTCTGCGGAGGCCGCTTCGTTGGATGACAGGGTCGAATCGGGAAGACGAGCGACAAGCGGACCCGCGACCTCGTCGAGAGCGTCTTTGGCGGTGCCCGCAGGATCGAGCGCGCTGGCGAAGGCGCTGTCCACCTGGGTGTACGCCGCCAACACGGCATTGACCCGGTGCAGTCGCCGTTCCTCGGCCTCGACGCATCGGCCCTGCAGGCCGGCTGCAGCGCTCCCGAGTGCCGTCGGGGTGACGAATCGGCGCGCGGTCTCGTTGAACGTGTCTTCTTCGGCGAGCAGCTCGGTGAGGCGCTCGACGATCTCCGCAACGGTCCGAGGATCCGGCAGGGCTCCGACCGGGGAGGGAAGCGACTGGATGATACCGACCTCGTAGCTGCGGGACGGGACGCCGCCGGTCTGGGTTTCCTCGGCCGATGCGGCCGTCGAGTCGACAAGCAGCCGGACCAACCGAGAGTTCAGCCACCCGAGCAACAACAGCGGCTCGTCGGCAACGACCCCGGAGCCCTTGTGGGCGAAGACACAGCCTTCGGGCAGCACACGGACCGACATGGCGCTGTTGGTCCGCGCCGGCCAGGTAAGCCCAGGGCGGAAGTAGTACCGCGGGTTCCGGA
This region of Actinomycetes bacterium genomic DNA includes:
- a CDS encoding PglZ domain-containing protein, with product MTQPLRAHLQAALARKVDTHGLVVWDDPAQQYGREVAEAVCPPETRLVAFDGSWYELRRQLEADLAGERPPRLIVYAPADPPTSDPLAEVRAAAAPFRLRLDTLVRQALAGQLTDARLADIGRRARNLLEAEAAATGGDSADVRLISVLGTADTTQMLVAVLAGEKDEAIVTASAWDEVAGFLARMVGGSLAGRAGDELRQATVRHLVLTELAERLGGLPDPLDAAWSRPTADQSRRALAVLDAWRRDRHRLTVYALLAAAVDEDLGLTRILAWDEALVAIDTVPAVESAALAEAVGRLRAGALEEARELAERRLQTSLWARTPLDPPTVGGEVWGPRWRVVRSVAALRAAVKDHAPPSGGVAALLSWYASSGWAVDREHRRLELALAELHVEGDLEEGIGLARAAYEEWLDGLLTRFTAIAASEGVDSGELLSQTTVHDRFLRDGDGPVAYVWVDALRYELGEELADRLRLVSGDVELHPAVAAAPTITPVGMAALCPGAERGLALALDGRNRLVVRVGGSEVKDVPARVGLLRAAHGRVVDLQLSDVVSRGERELAQRIKGASLVLVRSQEIDAQGESGMLSVTWDGFEAASQQLIRAVARLAQAGVRQVVVSADHGFVALSRGLRADRLVDSPTGGMGEMHARAWVGHGGIDTPAVVRVALSDAGVQSDLDLLVPAHLAVFRGPWTRQFFHGGLSPQELVVPVLVAETRLA